TCTTCCTGACATATTCGCAGATTCCGACACTTAGAGTGAGAAGATTGCGAAGGCCGTATCTCTCGCACAGCAGCATATGTTTTCCAATGATGCTTTTGGCGAGATCTTTGGCCGTTTGGGCATTGTAGACAGGCAGCAGCAGGGCGAATTCCGTACCGTTGATCCGGCAGATGAGCGGTTCATGAACCAGTTCACTCTCCTGCTTGAGAATTTTTGCAAACTCCAAAAGCAGTTCATCCATCTTTTTGTGCCCTATTTTTCTGTTTCCCTCCACCACCCCGTTCATACGGATCATCATCAAGGATCCCCGGGAGCGGGTATCGTTGGCCATCAGGTATTCGGGAAGTTTGAGCTGGAAATAGCGCCGGTTGAAAAGATCGGTCGCCTGGTCGAGATAGAGCATCTCCTGACTCTCTTTCATCGCTTCGGAACTGCGCACATAGAGCTCTTTGACCCGTTTGACCATCGAGTTCATCGCAAGCACCACGTTTTTGAGTTCCACCGTGGAGGGGATCTCCTTCTGGATGATGAAGCGGTTATGTATGACCCCTTCCGCTTGGTTTTTTATGTTCTCCAGCGAGCGCAGAACGACACGCAGAACGAGGTTGAGAAGCAGGAGTCCCAGGATGCCGAAGATCACGAAAAGGGCGATCGTGTAGAAAAAGAGTCCGTAAAGCTCTCGATAGGCGGCGCTTCGGTCTGCCTGAACCAGGAGATTGAGAAATTTGCTATGGTCCTCCTCCAGGACATCGGTAGCGATGGGTGCCTTTATCTGCACCAATTCGACGAACCATTCGGGTACCTCTTTGAGATCGGCACGTTTGATTCGTTTGTACAGAGTGGCATTTTGCATGTCCTTGAGTTCGATCAGACCAAATTTGCCGCTGCCAAACAGGGCGTCGACGACGGTTTTCATCTCCTTTTCGTCATCGATGACGGGTTTGAGAGAGCGGGTCAGCGCATGCGCCGCACTTTTTGCATCTGCCGCCAGCTGCTCTTCGAAAAACCCTTTCGACTTGACGAAGTAGATGCCCAGAACGCTTCCGAGGAGAAAAAGTAGAAGAAGTGAGACGACGATACCGATCTGTTTGGTGAGTGACACGGCGACCCCTTTGGCGGTAGAGTGAGGCGAATTATAAATTGTATAGTGCGTAACATAAGATTGTATATAAATATCGGTAATTGTATTCTTAATATTAGGTTGGGGCCTCCCGGGAAGAGACCCCTCACTGTTGGGGCTGATAGGGGATCAGTTCGAAGCCGATCGAACGAAGATAGAAGATGCCGCCGTCGAGATTGACGACATTGTAACCCTGCTGTCGGAGGAAATTGGTCACCATCCGGGTACGGCTTCCCGTTCTGCAGATGAGACCGACCAGCGACTCTTTGTCCGCTATCTTTTCATAGGCCTCCATGAATTTGTCGATATCGTAATTGCCGTAGGCGTCGAAAAAGGTGATGCACGCCGCACCCGGTACGATACCGGTCTGCCGCCATTCCGGCTCGGTACGGATATCGATGATCTTCATCACGCCGCT
This genomic interval from Hydrogenimonas urashimensis contains the following:
- a CDS encoding rhodanese-like domain-containing protein; the encoded protein is MTPEEISNAIHLRPTAKMLESGVMKIIDIRTEPEWRQTGIVPGAACITFFDAYGNYDIDKFMEAYEKIADKESLVGLICRTGSRTRMVTNFLRQQGYNVVNLDGGIFYLRSIGFELIPYQPQQ
- a CDS encoding bifunctional diguanylate cyclase/phosphodiesterase, whose amino-acid sequence is MSLTKQIGIVVSLLLLFLLGSVLGIYFVKSKGFFEEQLAADAKSAAHALTRSLKPVIDDEKEMKTVVDALFGSGKFGLIELKDMQNATLYKRIKRADLKEVPEWFVELVQIKAPIATDVLEEDHSKFLNLLVQADRSAAYRELYGLFFYTIALFVIFGILGLLLLNLVLRVVLRSLENIKNQAEGVIHNRFIIQKEIPSTVELKNVVLAMNSMVKRVKELYVRSSEAMKESQEMLYLDQATDLFNRRYFQLKLPEYLMANDTRSRGSLMMIRMNGVVEGNRKIGHKKMDELLLEFAKILKQESELVHEPLICRINGTEFALLLPVYNAQTAKDLAKSIIGKHMLLCERYGLRNLLTLSVGICEYVRKMPMSKLLSCVDSALTDAAMYNEDRIVVFESDENRPAAGKTEWREIITKALREGHLKPVMTPVVDLKQQKEASHILSFDIIHEGRTIRYGEYVPAVVELGLEQDLLNFEFDYMKKHRFKEETIAFEMIADMLQESDKLFIFEDTVKEIAENHRGKLYVEISEHDILALEPIVVEHVSMTLKEYGVRFGISRFSAERGEYSYLKYSAPAYVKMSENSFLDLDTASKNALLTLLGSLDIELIITGVHEENLSKLQAASIRYIVYA